One Helianthus annuus cultivar XRQ/B chromosome 12, HanXRQr2.0-SUNRISE, whole genome shotgun sequence genomic region harbors:
- the LOC110895205 gene encoding TPR repeat-containing thioredoxin TTL1 has protein sequence MSDSGKPVETLSDRLRKSLTYDAGDNTNKPDFKELDLGSPVSPLTARPAASSSSSSSGSVSGRTARVRSDSTVNNSNNNNNHSGELSVDSSPTFSGGRKPGHTRSDSRGSSVTSPVGNVLPTGNIVKSGNIVKTGMMANRSSKPDVLSLGTGNYGHGSIMRGGPVAKGVVSSGENMVSTASNSLNSSNSMNSRRLLMDPEELKRLGNEEYKRGHFVEALGYYDRAILVAPGNASLHCNRSAALMCLNRLVEAVKECEEAVKLDSGYVRAHHRLGSFLISLGQVENARKHLCYPGSQPDPNELKKLQTVEKHLNKCADLRLVRDWNGVLRESDAAIASGADACSPLFACKSEALLKLRQLDEASFSLLNAPKFETASIPSCSQMKFFGMLSEAYILFVRAQIDMALGRFEDAVSSIEKSGQIDPRNVEVVVLLQNVKSVSRARARGNDLFKSERLTEACSAYSEGLRLDPLNPVLFCNRAACWFKLGQFEKSLEDCNHALVIQPNYTKALLRRAATFSKLDRWDESVKDYEILRRELPNNNDIAESLFHAQVALKKSRGEDVNNLKFGGEVELITNLDQFKASTASSGASVVLYKTSADLQCKQIIPFFDTLCSRYPSVSFLKVDLEESADIANAENVRVVPTVKIYKKGSRVKEMVCPSPEVLEASLRHYSL, from the exons ATGTCTGATTCCGGTAAACCGGTTGAAACACTCTCCGATCGTCTCCGTAAGTCGTTAACTTACGACGCCGGTGACAACACCAACAAACCCGACTTCAAAGAACTCGATTTGGGTTCACCGGTGTCACCGTTAACTGCTAGACCGGCGGCTAGCAGTAGCTCAAGCTCGTCCGGTTCAGTTTCCGGTCGGACCGCACGTGTACGGTCAGATTCAACTgttaataatagtaataataataataatcactcCGGTGAGTTGTCGGTTGATAGCTCACCGACATTTTCCGGTGGTCGGAAACCGGGTCATACCCGGTCCGATTCCCGAGGTAGCTCGGTTACTTCTCCGGTCGGAAATGTGCTTCCGACCGGAAATATTGTTAAAAGTGGAAATATTGTTAAAACCGGAATGATGGCGAACCGGAGCTCGAAGCCGGATGTTTTGAGTTTGGGAACTGGGAATTATGGGCATGGGAGTATAATGAGAGGGGGGCCGGTTGCAAAGGGTGTGGTATCAAGTGGTGAAAACATGGTTTCGACGGCTTCGAATTCGTTAAATTCGTCGAATTCGATGAATTCGAGGAGGTTGTTGATGGATCCGGAGGAGTTGAAGAGGTTGGGGAATGAAGAGTATAAAAGGGGGCATTTTGTGGAGGCTTTGGGTTATTATGATAGGGCTATATTGGTGGCACCAGGTAATGCCTCCTTGCATTGTAACCGGTCGGCTGCGTTGATGTGTTTGAATCGGTTGGTTGAGGCGGTTAAGGAGTGTGAAGAAGCGGTTAAGTTGGATTCTGGGTATGTCAGGGCGCATCATAGGTTGGGGTCTTTTCTTATCAG TTTAGGACAGGTTGAAAACGCTAGGAAGCACTTATGTTATCCCGGGTCTCAACCCGACCCAAACGAGCTGAAAAAACTACAAACGGTGGAAAAACACTTGAACAAGTGCGCTGATTTAAGACTAGTGCGCGATTGGAACGGTGTTTTAAGGGAAAGTGACGCTGCCATTGCTTCTGGAGCCGATGCTTGTTCTCCG CTATTTGCATGTAAATCGGAAGCACTTTTGAAGCTTCGGCAACTAGATGAAGCAAGTTTTAGCCTTTTGAATGCACCTAAATTTGAAACAGCTAGTATCCCTTCGTGTTCCCAAATGAAATTCTTTGGAATGCTTTCGGAGGCGTACATTTTGTTTGTTCGTGCTCAGATCGACATGGCATTGGGAAG ATTCGAGGATGCAGTTAGCTCAATTGAGAAGTCAGGACAAATTGATCCTAGAAACGTTGAGGTTGTGGTTTTGCTTCAAAACGTTAAGTCGGTGTCTAGAGCTCGAGCTCGTGGAAATGATCTGTTCAAGTCAGAAAGGCTCACCGAAGCGTGTTCGGCTTATAGTGAAGGGCTTAGGCTCGACCCACTGAACCCGGTCCTCTTTTGCAATCGGGCCGCGTGTTGGTTTAAGTTGGGTCAGTTTGAGAAATCGCTTGAGGATTGCAATCACGCCCTTGTTATCCAACCGAACTACACAAAAGCACTTCTTCGCCGAGCTGCCACATTTAGCAAG CTCGATAGGTGGGACGAATCCGTGAAAGATTACGAGATTTTGAGGCGAGAACTGCCGAACAACAATGACATTGCTGAGTCATTGTTCCATGCTCAAGTTGCTTTGAAGAAATCTCGCGGGGAAGATGTAAATAATTTGAAATTTGGTGGCGAAGTTGAACTGATTACCAATCTTGACCAGTTCAAAGCTTCTACTGCTTCATCTG GAGCTTCGGTTGTTCTTTATAAAACGTCGGCTGATCTTCAATGCAAGCAGATAATTCCATTTTTTGATACGCTTTGCAGTCGATATCCGTCTGTCAGTTTTCTCAAG GTGGATTTGGAAGAAAGTGCGGATATCGCAAATGCTGAGAATGTGAGGGTGGTGCCGACggtcaagatttacaaaaaggGCAGTCGTGTGAAGGAAATGGTTTGCCCGAGCCCGGAAGTGTTGGAGGCATCATTGAGGCATTACAGTCTCTAA